The sequence below is a genomic window from Desulfofundulus luciae.
ATTTCAGCGGGATAAACGCCGCCGAATTTGTTCCGCACCCCCCGATCCAGCCCGCCCATGAGATGGGTGGTGGTGAGCAGGCGTACTCCCCTGGCCGTCAGTTCTTCGCGCACGCCGGGGGGCATTTCATCCTCTCCCGGGGCGGTAAAGCCCACGTGGTGGGTTACGCAGACCACATGGGGGACCTTGCCGATAAGTTTTTTTGCCGTTGCCCCGCTGCAGGAGGCCACCACGATGTGGTCAATGGATAACTCCCGCGCCCTCTTCACCGCCAGGGCAATAGTCTC
It includes:
- a CDS encoding pyruvate kinase alpha/beta domain-containing protein, which encodes MYWSQKGPVNTDETIALAVKRARELSIDHIVVASCSGATAKKLIGKVPHVVCVTHHVGFTAPGEDEMPPGVREELTARGVRLLTTTHLMGGLDRGVRNKFGGVYPAEIIAQTLRMLGQGLKVCVEIAVMALDAGLIPAGKEVVAVAGTGTGADTAAVILPAHANRFFDTKVKEIICKPREF